CGCCGAATACTTCCGTGATGAAGAGGGGCGTGACGTGCTTCTGTTCATCGACAACATCTTCCGCTTCACCCAGGCAGGCTCCGAAGTGTCCGCGCTTCTCGGACGTATGCCGAGCGCCGTGGGCTACCAGCCGACCCTCAGCACCGAGATGGGTGAGCTTCAGGACAGGATTACCTCCACCAAGAAAGGTTCGGTCACCTCGGTGCAGGCCATCTACGTCCCTGCCGATGACCTTACCGACCCGGCTCCGGCCACCGCGTTCACCCACCTCGACGCCACGACCGTGCTTTCTCGTCAGATCGCCGAGCTTGGCATCTACCCCGCTGTGGATCCGCTCGACTCGACCTCGCGAATTCTCGATCCGAACGTCATCGGTGACGATCACTACGACACAGCCCAGGCTGTCAAGCAGATTCTCCAGCGCTACAAAGACCTTCAGGACATCATCGCCATTCTCGGTATGGACGAGCTGAGCGATGACGACAAGCTCGTGGTTGCCCGCGCCCGCAAGGTGCAGCGCTTCCTGTCGCAGCCCTTCTTCGTGGCCGAGGCATTCACCGGCCTTGCAGGCAAGTACGTCAAGCTCGAAGACACCATCAAGGGCTTCAAGGAGATCATCGCAGGCCGTCACGACAACCTTCCGGAAGCTGCCTTCTACCTGGTTGGCACTATCGAAGAGGCGGTCGCCAAAGCTAAAACGCTCTAAACCAACGGCAAGACATGGCAAGTTCAGACAAAGCCTTCAAGCTCGATATCGTCACGCCGCAGAAGCTTTTCTTTTCGGGAGAGGTGACCAGCGTCATCGCTCCGGGCCTGGACGGGTTGTTTCAGGTTATGAAAGGTCACGCTCCCCTGCTCGCCGCGCTCAAAAGCGGCAAGGTGCGGCTCTCTCTTGCTGACCGCTCCGAGAACTCGTTCCAGATCGAGGGCGGATTCTTCGAGGTGAGCAGCAACAAGGCGATTCTGCTGACCGAAGAGGTCGCCTGATTCACGGCGGCACAACAACATTAAAAACATCAGCAGTACTGAAACGTGCTGCTGGTGTTTTTTGCTTTCATGAAAATTCTGATCCCCAAAGCGCTCCGCAGGGAAGAGGTCATCGGCCTGATCTCGCCATCTTCGACCTGCGCCGAGCCGGAAAGAATCCAGCGGGCCGTCACCTATCTTGAACGCTGTGGCTACAGGGTCAAAACCTCGCTGTACCTGAACCGTTCCGAGCACGACCCCGCGCACACTGACCGTTACAAGCTTCACGATCTCCATCAGATGTTCGCCGACCGCGAAGTCCGTGCCATCTTCTGCCTGCGCGGCGGAGCCGGAGCCACGCGGCTGCTCGACAGAATCGACTACGCCCTGATCGCAGCCAATCCGAAAATCCTCGTCGGCTACTCCGACATCACGGCGCTGTCGCTCGCGGTGTTCCGGAAAACCGGCCTCGTCAACTTTTCCGGCCCGATGGCGGTCACCGACCTTTTCGAACCAAGCAGCTATACCGAAGAGCACCTCTGGGGGATGCTCACCGATCCGGGCTATTCGAAGAGCCTCGTCAATTTCGACGGGCACGAGGTCGGTTGCGTCAAACCCGGAGCCGTCGCCGGACGGCTGATCGGCGGCAACCTCTCGGTGCTCTCCTCGCTGGTCGGAACGCCGTACCTGCCGTCGTTCAGCGGCAGCCTCCTGTTTACCGAGGATGTCAACGAACCGGCCTACCGGATCGACCGGATGCTCTCGCATCTGTTCAACGCCGGTCTGGCGCAGAAGTGCCGCGGCCTCATGTTCGGCCAGTTCAGCAAAAACCCCGCCGACGAAAACCGCGACTATCGCTTCGACAAGATTTTCACCTATTACGCAAACCGGATGCACGATGGCGCGCCGGTGATGACCGGACTTTCTTACGGTCACATCCGCGAATTGATGACCCTGCCGGTCGGGGCGCGCTGCCGCCTGGAGATTTCGCCGGAACAGTTCTCTTTCGGGGCGGCGGAGGCGGTGGTCTCGATCTGAGTGCAGACTTGCTGAAAAGCGTGCAGCTTTATAAATTACAGTTTATTTTTCAGGGAAAACGACACCCATCATCATGATCCGGCTTGCCACGGGGAACGATACCGATACCAGGACCGAAACACTTGTCGCCGATGTCGATACGCTCGACTCCTGGCGCGTCGTGCTTTTCAACGACGACGACCACACCTTCGACGAGGTGATCTTCCAGATCATCAAGGCCGTGCGCTGTCCAAGGTCAACCGCTGAAAAGCACACCTGGGAGGTGCACACCAAAGGTCGTTCGATCGTCTATGCCGGTGAAATGTTCAATTGCATCCGCGTCAGCGCCATCCTCGAAGAGATCGCCCTGAAAACGGAAATCCAGACAGGGTAACGCTCATTGACGTTGGCGCGTTGTAAAAGCGCGTCGCATCGATGCTCTCCTTCTCAACCCCCTCGTACAGCGCCTTTATCCTCTTTCAACCCGAACGTCGTGAAATATGGAGAGTACGCAGGATTATTCGACATTGCTGATCCTCCTGGGCGGGTTGAGTGGAATTGCGCTCTATGCCGAAGCCGTGCGCGTCGGTCTGCGCGACAAAAGC
This genomic window from Chlorobaculum limnaeum contains:
- a CDS encoding ATP-dependent Clp protease adaptor ClpS, which translates into the protein MIRLATGNDTDTRTETLVADVDTLDSWRVVLFNDDDHTFDEVIFQIIKAVRCPRSTAEKHTWEVHTKGRSIVYAGEMFNCIRVSAILEEIALKTEIQTG
- the atpD gene encoding F0F1 ATP synthase subunit beta, translated to MQEGKISQIIGPVVDVDFPEGQLPSILDALTVTRQDGSKLVLETQQHLGEERVRAIAMEGTDGLVRGMSAVNTGKPIQVPVGGEVLGRMLNVVGDPIDGKGPVPAKKTYSIHRTAPKFDELSTKAEMFETGIKVIDLLEPYSRGGKTGLFGGAGVGKTVLIMELINNIAKEQSGFSVFAGVGERTREGNDLWHEMMESGVIDKTALVFGQMNEPPGARARVALTGLSIAEYFRDEEGRDVLLFIDNIFRFTQAGSEVSALLGRMPSAVGYQPTLSTEMGELQDRITSTKKGSVTSVQAIYVPADDLTDPAPATAFTHLDATTVLSRQIAELGIYPAVDPLDSTSRILDPNVIGDDHYDTAQAVKQILQRYKDLQDIIAILGMDELSDDDKLVVARARKVQRFLSQPFFVAEAFTGLAGKYVKLEDTIKGFKEIIAGRHDNLPEAAFYLVGTIEEAVAKAKTL
- the atpC gene encoding ATP synthase F1 subunit epsilon; the protein is MASSDKAFKLDIVTPQKLFFSGEVTSVIAPGLDGLFQVMKGHAPLLAALKSGKVRLSLADRSENSFQIEGGFFEVSSNKAILLTEEVA
- a CDS encoding S66 peptidase family protein, with product MKILIPKALRREEVIGLISPSSTCAEPERIQRAVTYLERCGYRVKTSLYLNRSEHDPAHTDRYKLHDLHQMFADREVRAIFCLRGGAGATRLLDRIDYALIAANPKILVGYSDITALSLAVFRKTGLVNFSGPMAVTDLFEPSSYTEEHLWGMLTDPGYSKSLVNFDGHEVGCVKPGAVAGRLIGGNLSVLSSLVGTPYLPSFSGSLLFTEDVNEPAYRIDRMLSHLFNAGLAQKCRGLMFGQFSKNPADENRDYRFDKIFTYYANRMHDGAPVMTGLSYGHIRELMTLPVGARCRLEISPEQFSFGAAEAVVSI